One Drosophila kikkawai strain 14028-0561.14 chromosome 3L, DkikHiC1v2, whole genome shotgun sequence genomic window carries:
- the mei-P22 gene encoding meiotic recombination protein P22: MDRLLPQNPSPVSTYCSDLELKGLGATQILRRSQRLIDKEHQELTKALTPQCRSPQLFGESEDVYSQLLCQQEEPPSKVVHLKETDKVVHPTGASDKLVHLRAEESNQILHLKSSSKMHTSAKILHLKRHEEVQETAPQKNVEKPSAQITHLKNQMEVKNTCKLLHEAVPQKNLKRKRTTYQQSSQPAAKKRVRAPLNRHEAVKTPLSKKHLSSSSTSSQSKLPPKYPEHFDKQLKNTSYVPLQVNSAPSRVPLQELCPTPEPTPIAASQGETWNKSSPTVDSESSLPISLSDSICEIFGSKDVNDILNIKSPRRYILIEEHLPAVATMLNVDVNRLRNVLEITQRLSHEQILGFPIKTEPSSSLDVLDSN; encoded by the coding sequence ATGGACAGGCTGCTGCCACAGAATCCAAGTCCTGTCAGCACATATTGCTCCGATCTGGAACTCAAGGGGCTTGGGGCCACGCAAATCCTGCGCAGGTCGCAGCGCCTGATCGACAAGGAACACCAGGAACTGACCAAGGCTTTAACCCCACAATGTCGTTCTCCGCAATTGTTTGGAGAATCCGAGGATGTCTACAGCCAGCTACTCTGCCAGCAAGAGGAACCACCGTCAAAAGTGGTCCACTTGAAGGAAACCGATAAAGTTGTGCACCCAACCGGAGCTTCGGACAAGTTGGTGCACCTGAGAGCAGAAGAATCAAATCAAATCTTACACCTTAAATCGTCAAGCAAAATGCACACCTCGGCGAAGATTCTGCACTTGAAGCGGCATGAGGAAGTCCAGGAAACTGCTCCCCAGAAAAATGTCGAAAAGCCTTCGGCACAGATTACGCATTTGAAAAACCAGATGGAGGTTAAGAATACATGCAAGCTACTCCATGAAGCTGTTCCCCAGAAGAATCTGAAAAGAAAGAGGACGACTTACCAGCAGAGTTCACAGCCTGCAGCAAAAAAACGTGTCAGGGCGCCGTTGAATCGCCACGAAGCAGTCAAGACACCGCTCTCCAAGAAGCATCTAAGCTCATCCTCTACATCCTCCCAATCGAAACTGCCACCCAAATACCCAGAGCACTTTGACAAGCAGCTAAAGAATACCAGTTATGTCCCGTTGCAAGTTAATTCGGCACCGTCGCGGGTTCCCCTCCAGGAATTGTGCCCTACTCCTGAACCCACTCCCATTGCAGCCTCACAAGGCGAAACTTGGAACAAGTCTTCGCCAACTGTGGACTCCGAGAGCTCCTTGCCAATCTCCCTGAGTGATTCCATTTGCGAGATCTTCGGTTCCAAGGATGTCAACGACATACTGAATATTAAGTCACCGCGGCGGTACATACTGATTGAGGAGCACCTGCCGGCGGTGGCCACCATGTTGAATGTGGACGTGAATCGCCTGCGTAATGTTCTGGAAATTACGCAGCGTTTGAGCCACGAACAGATCCTGGGATTTCCCATAAAGACGGAGCCATCATCATCACTCGACGTTTTGGATTCAAATTAG